Proteins encoded together in one Pantoea sp. CCBC3-3-1 window:
- the secA gene encoding preprotein translocase subunit SecA: MLIKLLTKVFGSSNDRTLRRMRKVVEQINKMEPDFEKLTDEQLKAKTVEFRARLEKGEVLENLIPEAFATVREASKRVFGMRHFDVQLLGGMVLNDRCIAEMRTGEGKTLTATLPAYLNALSGKGVHVVTVNDYLAQRDAENNRGLFEFLGLSIGINLPGMPAPAKREAYAADITYGTNNEYGFDYLRDNMAFSPEDRVQRKLNYALVDEVDSILIDEARTPLIISGPAEDSSELYIRVNKIIPHLIRQEKEDSDTFQGEGHFSVDEKARQVHLTERGLVVIEELMVSEGIMEEGESLYSPGNIMMMHHVTAALRAHVLFTRDVDYIVKDGEVIIVDEHTGRTMQGRRWSDGLHQAVEAKEGVEIQNENQTLASITFQNYFRLYNKLAGMTGTADTEAFEFSSIYKLETIVVPTNRPMVRKDLPDLVYMTEKEKIDAIIEDIRERTANGQPVLVGTISIEKSEVVSEELTRAGIKHAVLNAKFHAREADIVAQAGQPGAVTIATNMAGRGTDIVLGGSWQAEIADLAEPTPEQIDAIKSAWKIRHDAVLASGGLHIIGTERHESRRIDNQLRGRSGRQGDNGSSRFYLSMEDALMRIFASDRVSNMMRKLGMKPGEAIEHPWVTKAIANAQRKVESRNFDIRKQLLEYDDVANDQRRAIYTQRNELLDVSDVSETIASIRDDVFKTTIDTYIPPQSLEEMWDVTGLQERLKNDFDLEMPIAEWLDKEPELHEETLRERIMEQAREQYQRKEEIVGIEMMRNFEKGVMLQTLDSLWKEHLAAMDYLRQGIHLRGYAQKDPKQEYKRESFAMFAAMLESLKYEVISTLSKVQVRMPEEVEAMEEQRREEAERLAQQQQLSHVDTETEAALALAEQTGERKVGRNDPCPCGSGKKYKQCHGRLA; this comes from the coding sequence ATGTTAATCAAATTATTAACCAAGGTTTTTGGTAGCAGTAACGACCGTACCCTACGCCGCATGCGTAAAGTTGTTGAGCAGATCAACAAGATGGAACCCGATTTCGAAAAGCTCACTGATGAGCAGCTGAAAGCGAAAACCGTTGAGTTCCGTGCTCGCCTGGAAAAAGGTGAAGTGCTGGAAAATCTGATCCCGGAAGCGTTCGCTACGGTGCGTGAGGCGAGTAAACGTGTGTTTGGCATGCGTCACTTTGACGTCCAGCTGCTGGGCGGTATGGTACTGAACGATCGTTGCATCGCTGAAATGCGTACCGGTGAAGGTAAAACCCTGACCGCGACGTTACCCGCCTACCTAAACGCGCTGAGCGGCAAAGGCGTTCACGTTGTCACGGTGAATGATTACCTCGCACAGCGTGATGCGGAAAACAACCGCGGGCTGTTTGAGTTCCTGGGCCTGTCAATCGGCATCAACCTGCCTGGCATGCCTGCACCAGCTAAACGTGAAGCCTATGCGGCAGATATTACCTACGGCACCAACAACGAATATGGCTTTGACTACCTGCGCGACAACATGGCGTTCAGCCCTGAAGATCGCGTCCAGCGTAAGCTGAACTATGCGCTGGTGGATGAAGTTGACTCAATCCTGATCGATGAAGCACGTACGCCGCTGATCATTTCTGGCCCGGCAGAAGACAGCTCGGAGCTTTATATCCGGGTCAACAAAATCATCCCACACCTGATCCGTCAGGAAAAAGAAGATTCCGACACCTTCCAGGGTGAGGGACACTTCTCCGTGGATGAAAAAGCCCGTCAGGTGCATCTTACCGAGCGCGGTCTGGTGGTAATTGAAGAACTGATGGTCAGTGAAGGCATTATGGAAGAGGGCGAGTCGCTCTATTCGCCAGGCAATATCATGATGATGCATCATGTGACGGCTGCACTGCGCGCCCACGTTCTCTTTACTCGTGATGTGGATTACATCGTTAAAGATGGCGAAGTTATCATCGTTGATGAACACACCGGCCGTACTATGCAGGGGCGTCGCTGGTCTGATGGTCTGCATCAGGCGGTAGAAGCCAAAGAAGGCGTGGAAATTCAGAACGAAAACCAGACGCTGGCTTCGATTACCTTCCAGAACTACTTCCGTCTGTATAACAAGCTGGCCGGGATGACAGGTACGGCCGATACGGAAGCCTTTGAATTCAGCTCGATTTACAAGCTTGAAACCATTGTTGTGCCAACCAACCGCCCGATGGTGCGTAAAGATCTGCCGGATCTGGTTTATATGACCGAGAAGGAAAAGATCGATGCGATCATTGAAGATATCCGCGAGCGTACCGCTAACGGTCAGCCGGTACTGGTAGGGACCATCTCAATTGAGAAATCCGAAGTTGTTTCGGAAGAACTGACGCGTGCAGGCATCAAACATGCTGTATTGAACGCCAAGTTCCATGCTCGTGAAGCTGATATCGTTGCTCAGGCTGGTCAGCCTGGCGCGGTAACTATCGCGACTAATATGGCAGGACGTGGTACCGATATCGTGCTGGGCGGTAGCTGGCAGGCTGAAATTGCCGATTTGGCTGAACCGACTCCAGAACAAATTGACGCGATCAAAAGTGCCTGGAAAATTCGCCATGACGCGGTACTGGCTTCGGGCGGTCTGCATATCATTGGTACAGAACGTCATGAGTCGCGTCGTATCGATAACCAGCTGCGTGGCCGTTCTGGTCGTCAGGGTGATAACGGTTCATCGCGTTTCTACCTGTCGATGGAAGATGCGCTGATGCGTATCTTTGCTTCCGATCGCGTCTCCAACATGATGCGTAAACTGGGCATGAAGCCTGGCGAAGCGATTGAGCATCCATGGGTGACGAAGGCTATCGCTAACGCGCAGCGTAAAGTTGAAAGCCGTAACTTTGATATCCGTAAGCAGCTGCTGGAATATGACGATGTGGCTAACGATCAGCGCCGGGCAATTTATACCCAGCGTAACGAGCTGCTGGACGTTTCTGACGTGTCTGAAACCATCGCCAGCATCCGTGATGACGTATTTAAAACGACTATCGATACCTACATTCCGCCGCAGTCTCTGGAAGAGATGTGGGATGTAACTGGCCTGCAGGAACGCCTGAAAAACGATTTCGACCTGGAAATGCCGATTGCAGAATGGCTGGATAAAGAGCCTGAACTGCATGAAGAAACCCTGCGCGAACGTATTATGGAGCAGGCGAGAGAGCAGTATCAGCGTAAAGAAGAAATTGTTGGCATTGAAATGATGCGCAACTTCGAGAAAGGCGTGATGCTGCAAACGCTGGATTCACTGTGGAAAGAGCATCTGGCGGCGATGGATTATCTGCGTCAGGGTATCCATCTGCGTGGCTACGCGCAAAAAGATCCTAAGCAGGAATATAAGCGCGAATCTTTCGCTATGTTCGCAGCTATGCTGGAGTCGCTGAAGTATGAAGTCATCAGCACGCTGAGCAAGGTACAGGTTCGTATGCCGGAAGAAGTGGAAGCGATGGAAGAGCAGCGCCGTGAGGAAGCTGAGCGCCTGGCACAGCAGCAGCAGCTAAGCCATGTCGATACCGAAACGGAAGCCGCGCTGGCGCTGGCTGAGCAAACCGGTGAACGCAAAGTCGGCCGCAACGATCCATGCCCATGTGGCTCGGGTAAAAAATACAAGCAGTGTCACGGTCGTCTGGCGTAA
- a CDS encoding D-alanine--D-alanine ligase has product MAEKVAVLLGGTSAEREVSLMSGKAVLAGLIEAGIDAHPVDIRDFPVMRLKEEGFDKAFIALHGRGGEDGTLQGVLEFLSVPYTGSGVMASAITMDKLRTKCLWQGCGLPVSPYVAITRKEMDAGLSDDIRARIAALGLPVFVKPSCEGSSVGISRVNEAGTLQAALVEAFRHDDEVLVEAFLSGPEYTVAVIGDDILPSIRIQVVSEFYDYEAKYFSDDTEYFCPSGLSAEQEAELREIVLKAWRSLGCSGWGRVDLMMGGDGQFYLLEVNTSPGMTSHSLVPMAAKQAGMSFSQLVARILELAD; this is encoded by the coding sequence ATGGCTGAGAAAGTAGCGGTATTGCTGGGTGGCACTTCTGCTGAACGCGAAGTGTCGCTGATGTCAGGTAAAGCGGTGCTGGCCGGGCTGATCGAAGCCGGTATTGATGCTCATCCTGTTGATATCCGGGACTTCCCGGTAATGCGTCTGAAAGAAGAAGGCTTTGATAAAGCCTTTATCGCACTGCACGGTCGTGGCGGGGAAGACGGCACGCTTCAGGGCGTACTGGAGTTCCTGTCGGTGCCTTACACCGGTAGCGGCGTAATGGCGTCTGCGATCACCATGGACAAGCTGCGTACCAAATGCCTGTGGCAGGGTTGCGGCTTGCCGGTATCGCCTTACGTTGCCATCACGCGTAAAGAAATGGATGCCGGTCTGAGTGATGACATTCGCGCTCGTATTGCGGCACTGGGCTTACCCGTTTTCGTCAAGCCAAGTTGTGAAGGCTCCAGCGTAGGCATCTCCCGTGTCAATGAAGCTGGCACGCTTCAGGCTGCACTGGTTGAAGCGTTTCGCCATGACGACGAAGTGCTGGTTGAAGCATTTTTGAGCGGTCCGGAATATACCGTAGCGGTAATTGGCGACGATATACTACCTTCTATACGTATTCAGGTCGTTTCTGAGTTCTATGACTATGAAGCAAAATACTTTTCTGACGATACTGAATACTTCTGTCCAAGCGGTTTATCGGCTGAACAGGAAGCTGAACTGCGTGAAATCGTGCTGAAAGCCTGGCGTTCGCTTGGCTGTAGCGGATGGGGGCGTGTTGATTTGATGATGGGCGGTGACGGGCAGTTTTATCTGCTGGAAGTGAATACGTCGCCAGGGATGACCAGCCACAGCCTGGTGCCGATGGCGGCCAAACAAGCCGGAATGAGCTTCTCCCAGCTGGTAGCGCGCATTCTGGAGCTGGCCGACTGA
- the secM gene encoding secA translation cis-regulator SecM yields the protein MGILNRWRQFGRRYFWPHLLLGMVAASLGLPHASSGDRATIPETASRSLNISSVVRFDGLALLQESARRPNFNVDYWHQHAIRTVIRHLSFSLTPASTPDIEQAMPLEVQKLALLDTLNALLTHEAKPPTIIRQTQQRQVAAKPHHQTGLWLAQVQGIRAGPASLA from the coding sequence GTGGGTATTCTAAATCGTTGGCGACAATTTGGCAGACGTTATTTCTGGCCGCATCTCCTGTTGGGGATGGTCGCGGCGAGTCTCGGCCTGCCTCACGCCTCAAGTGGCGATCGTGCAACCATACCAGAAACCGCCTCCAGAAGCCTCAATATCAGCAGTGTCGTACGCTTTGATGGCCTGGCACTGTTGCAGGAAAGCGCCCGTCGGCCTAATTTTAACGTCGATTACTGGCATCAGCATGCGATCCGCACCGTTATTCGCCATCTTTCTTTCTCACTGACGCCCGCCAGTACTCCAGATATTGAGCAGGCAATGCCGCTTGAAGTCCAGAAGCTGGCGCTGCTCGACACGCTGAATGCATTACTGACGCATGAAGCGAAGCCGCCAACGATTATTCGTCAGACGCAGCAGCGTCAGGTGGCCGCCAAACCTCACCATCAAACCGGCCTCTGGCTGGCCCAGGTTCAGGGCATCCGTGCCGGGCCTGCTTCTCTCGCGTAA
- the ftsA gene encoding cell division protein FtsA: MIKATDRKLVVGLEIGTAKVAALVGEILPDGMVNIIGVGSCPSRGMDKGGVNDLESVVKCVQRAIDQAELMADCQISSVYLALSGKHISCQNEIGMVPISEEEVTQEDVENVVHTAKSVRVRDEHRILHVIPQEYAIDYQEGIKNPVGLSGVRMQAKVHLITCHNDMAKNIVKAVERCGLKVDQLIFAGLAASFAVLTEDERELGVCVVDVGGGTMDIAVYTGGALRHTKVIPYAGNVVTSDIAYAFGTPPTDAEAIKVRHGCALGSIVGKDENVEVPSVGGRPPRSLQRQTLAEVIEPRYTELLNLVNDEILQLQEQLRQQGVKHHLAAGIVLTGGAAQIEGLAACAQRVFHTQVRIGQPLNITGLTDYAQEPYYSTAVGLLHYGKESHLNGEADVEKRASVGNWFKRINSWLRKEF; this comes from the coding sequence ATGATCAAGGCGACGGACAGAAAACTGGTAGTTGGACTCGAAATCGGCACCGCTAAGGTCGCTGCTTTGGTAGGGGAAATTCTGCCCGATGGCATGGTCAACATCATCGGGGTGGGCAGCTGTCCTTCGCGCGGCATGGATAAAGGCGGCGTAAACGACCTGGAATCCGTCGTAAAGTGCGTACAGCGCGCGATTGACCAGGCAGAACTGATGGCGGATTGCCAGATTTCATCCGTTTACCTTGCATTATCAGGCAAACATATCAGTTGCCAGAACGAAATAGGGATGGTTCCTATTTCGGAAGAAGAAGTGACACAGGAAGATGTGGAAAATGTGGTGCATACCGCTAAATCCGTCCGTGTTCGTGATGAACACCGCATTCTGCACGTTATTCCGCAAGAGTACGCGATTGATTATCAGGAAGGGATCAAAAATCCGGTAGGGTTATCCGGTGTGCGCATGCAGGCGAAAGTGCATTTGATTACCTGCCATAACGATATGGCAAAAAACATCGTAAAAGCCGTTGAACGATGCGGCCTGAAAGTTGACCAACTGATCTTTGCCGGTCTGGCCGCCAGTTTTGCCGTACTGACCGAAGATGAACGTGAGCTGGGCGTTTGCGTCGTGGACGTCGGTGGCGGCACAATGGATATCGCGGTTTATACTGGCGGTGCATTGCGTCACACTAAGGTTATTCCGTATGCGGGTAACGTGGTCACCAGCGATATCGCTTATGCGTTCGGGACGCCGCCAACGGATGCCGAAGCCATTAAAGTGCGTCATGGCTGCGCTTTAGGCTCGATTGTTGGTAAAGACGAAAACGTCGAGGTACCGAGCGTTGGCGGCCGTCCGCCAAGAAGTTTACAGCGTCAGACGCTGGCCGAAGTGATTGAGCCGCGTTACACCGAGCTGCTAAACCTAGTCAACGACGAAATCCTGCAGCTGCAGGAACAGCTGCGCCAGCAGGGTGTGAAGCACCACCTTGCCGCTGGCATTGTCCTGACGGGCGGCGCGGCACAGATTGAAGGTCTGGCGGCCTGCGCCCAGCGTGTGTTCCACACGCAGGTACGCATTGGGCAGCCGCTGAACATTACCGGATTAACGGATTATGCGCAGGAGCCGTATTACTCAACGGCGGTTGGCCTGCTGCATTACGGAAAAGAGTCTCATCTTAACGGTGAGGCGGATGTCGAAAAAAGAGCCTCAGTGGGTAACTGGTTCAAACGAATCAACAGCTGGCTGAGAAAAGAGTTTTAA
- the lpxC gene encoding UDP-3-O-acyl-N-acetylglucosamine deacetylase has product MIKQRTLKRIVQATGVGLHTGKKVTLTLRPAPANTGVIYRRTDLNPPVDFPADAKSVRDTMLCTCLVNEHDVRISTVEHLNAALAGLGIDNIVVEVNAPEIPIMDGSAAPFIYLLMDAGIEELNCAKKFVRIKQPVRVEDGDKWAELSPHNGFTLDFTIDFKHPAIDSSSQRYCMDFSAESFTRQISRARTFGFMRDIEALQSRGLCLGGSFDCAIVVDDYRVLNEDGLRFEDEFVRHKMLDAIGDLFMCGHNIIGAFTAYKGGHALNNKLLQAVLAKQEAWEWATFEDEAELPVKFRAPNLVLA; this is encoded by the coding sequence ATGATCAAACAACGGACATTAAAACGTATTGTTCAGGCGACTGGCGTCGGTTTGCATACCGGCAAAAAAGTCACCCTGACATTACGCCCTGCGCCGGCTAATACCGGGGTCATCTATCGTCGCACTGACTTGAATCCACCGGTTGATTTCCCGGCTGATGCCAAATCCGTGCGTGATACCATGCTCTGTACTTGCCTGGTCAATGAGCATGACGTGCGTATTTCGACAGTCGAACACCTGAACGCAGCTCTGGCTGGCCTCGGCATTGATAATATTGTGGTTGAAGTTAACGCGCCTGAAATTCCTATTATGGATGGCAGCGCCGCTCCCTTTATTTATCTGCTGATGGATGCCGGTATTGAAGAACTGAACTGCGCGAAAAAGTTTGTGCGCATCAAACAACCGGTCCGGGTTGAAGATGGCGACAAATGGGCTGAACTGTCTCCGCACAACGGTTTTACACTGGACTTCACCATTGACTTCAAGCATCCGGCGATTGATTCCAGCTCTCAGCGCTACTGCATGGATTTTTCTGCAGAATCCTTTACGCGTCAGATCAGCCGTGCTCGTACCTTCGGTTTCATGCGTGACATCGAAGCGTTACAGTCACGGGGCCTTTGCCTGGGCGGCAGCTTTGACTGCGCCATCGTGGTCGATGACTATCGCGTGCTGAACGAAGACGGTCTGCGCTTTGAAGATGAGTTTGTTCGCCATAAAATGCTTGATGCTATTGGCGATCTGTTTATGTGTGGTCATAACATCATTGGTGCGTTTACCGCATACAAAGGTGGTCATGCACTGAACAACAAACTGCTCCAGGCCGTGCTGGCTAAGCAGGAAGCCTGGGAATGGGCAACCTTCGAAGACGAAGCTGAGCTGCCGGTGAAATTCAGGGCACCAAACCTGGTTCTGGCATAA
- the murC gene encoding UDP-N-acetylmuramate--L-alanine ligase produces the protein MNTQQLAKLRSIVPEMRRVRHIHFVGIGGAGMGGIAEVLANEGYEISGSDLAPNAVTQHLSGLGATIYFNHRPENVSDASVVVVSTAVSQDNPELVAAREARIPVIRRAEMLAELMRFRHGIAVAGTHGKTTTTAMVSSIYAEGGLDPTFVNGGLVKAAGTHARLGSSRYLIAEADESDASFLHLQPMVAIVTNIEADHMDTYQGDFENLKQTFINFLHNLPFYGRAVMCVDDAVIRELIPRVGRQITTYGFSEDADVRIEHYEQHGAQGHFTLARHDKPLMRVTLNAPGRHNALNAAAAVAVATEEGIEDEEILSALESFQGTGRRFDFLGEYPLQEVNGVAGTAMLVDDYGHHPTEVDATIKAARAGWPDKQLVMIFQPHRYTRTRDLYDDFANVLSQVDVLLMLDVYSAGETPIPGADSRSLCRTIRGRGKVDPILVSDHDAVLEMLAPKLTGNDLILVQGAGNVGRIARKLADQKLQPQTKEGVHHG, from the coding sequence ATGAATACACAACAACTGGCAAAACTGCGTTCTATCGTGCCCGAGATGCGTCGCGTCCGGCACATTCACTTTGTCGGCATCGGTGGTGCTGGCATGGGCGGTATTGCCGAAGTGTTGGCCAATGAAGGCTATGAAATCAGCGGTTCAGATCTGGCACCCAATGCGGTGACACAGCATCTGAGCGGCCTTGGTGCCACCATCTATTTTAACCATCGTCCTGAGAACGTCAGTGACGCCAGCGTTGTGGTTGTCTCCACGGCCGTTTCGCAGGATAACCCGGAGCTTGTTGCGGCGCGTGAAGCCCGTATACCGGTCATTCGCCGTGCTGAGATGCTGGCCGAGCTGATGCGTTTCCGCCACGGTATCGCCGTTGCCGGGACGCACGGTAAAACCACCACCACGGCGATGGTCTCCAGCATTTATGCTGAAGGCGGCCTCGATCCAACGTTCGTAAACGGTGGGCTGGTGAAAGCCGCAGGCACCCATGCGCGTCTGGGCAGCAGCCGTTATCTGATTGCCGAAGCGGATGAAAGCGACGCCTCGTTTTTGCATCTGCAACCGATGGTGGCGATTGTCACCAATATCGAAGCCGACCACATGGATACCTACCAGGGCGACTTTGAAAATCTGAAGCAGACCTTTATCAACTTCCTGCACAACCTGCCGTTTTATGGCCGCGCGGTAATGTGCGTTGATGATGCTGTGATTCGGGAACTGATCCCGCGTGTTGGACGTCAGATAACCACCTATGGTTTTAGTGAAGATGCCGACGTTCGCATTGAGCATTATGAACAGCATGGTGCGCAGGGGCATTTCACCCTGGCCCGCCATGATAAGCCGCTGATGCGCGTCACGCTCAATGCGCCAGGTCGCCATAACGCGCTTAACGCAGCGGCCGCCGTGGCCGTGGCGACGGAAGAAGGCATTGAGGATGAAGAGATCCTCAGCGCGCTGGAAAGTTTCCAGGGAACGGGCCGTCGTTTTGATTTCCTGGGCGAATATCCGTTGCAGGAAGTTAACGGCGTAGCGGGGACAGCGATGCTGGTTGATGACTATGGACATCACCCAACCGAAGTTGATGCAACGATTAAAGCGGCTCGCGCGGGCTGGCCGGATAAGCAGCTGGTGATGATTTTTCAGCCACACCGCTACACGCGCACCCGCGATCTTTATGACGATTTTGCTAACGTGTTGTCACAGGTAGATGTGTTGCTGATGCTGGACGTCTATTCCGCGGGTGAAACGCCCATTCCAGGGGCCGACAGCCGTTCGTTATGTCGCACCATCCGCGGCCGTGGCAAAGTCGATCCTATCCTGGTTTCAGATCACGATGCGGTGCTGGAAATGCTGGCACCAAAACTGACAGGCAACGATTTAATCCTCGTGCAGGGCGCGGGGAATGTTGGGCGCATTGCGCGCAAGCTGGCCGATCAAAAGTTACAACCGCAGACAAAAGAAGGAGTTCATCATGGCTGA
- the ftsQ gene encoding cell division protein FtsQ, which translates to MSQAALNVRNREAQEKVRTGTGRSNGSRLAGILFLLIVLGVMSAGGFVIVKWMNDASRLPLSRLVVTGQMHYTTNDDIRQAILSLGAPGTFMSQDVDVIQQQIERLPWIQQVSVRKQWPDELKIHLVEYVPVARWNDLHMVDASGKSFSVPANHMGKASMPMLYGPEGSESEVLAGFHQMSDMLAASKFKLKAASMTARRSWQLVLDDDERLELGRNEDMKRLKRFIQLYPTLQQQAQTENKRISYVDLRYDSGAAVGWAPPLIPTTDGNKQQNQAQVKQQ; encoded by the coding sequence ATGTCCCAGGCCGCTCTGAATGTCCGAAATCGTGAAGCGCAGGAAAAAGTGCGCACTGGCACCGGCCGCAGCAATGGTTCGCGGCTGGCAGGCATTCTCTTTCTGCTCATAGTGCTTGGCGTGATGTCTGCAGGTGGTTTCGTGATTGTGAAGTGGATGAATGACGCTTCCCGGCTACCGCTGTCAAGGCTGGTGGTGACAGGGCAAATGCACTACACCACCAACGATGATATTCGTCAGGCTATTTTGTCGCTGGGCGCACCGGGAACGTTTATGTCGCAGGACGTAGACGTTATCCAGCAGCAGATAGAACGCCTGCCGTGGATCCAGCAGGTCAGCGTGCGTAAGCAATGGCCGGATGAATTAAAGATTCATCTGGTTGAATATGTTCCGGTTGCCCGGTGGAATGATCTGCATATGGTTGATGCCAGTGGAAAATCATTTAGCGTACCGGCTAACCATATGGGCAAAGCGTCAATGCCGATGCTCTATGGCCCTGAAGGAAGCGAATCTGAGGTGCTGGCAGGTTTTCACCAGATGAGCGACATGCTGGCCGCCAGTAAATTTAAGTTGAAAGCCGCGTCAATGACCGCAAGACGGTCCTGGCAGCTGGTGTTGGACGATGATGAGCGTCTGGAATTAGGACGCAATGAAGATATGAAGCGACTAAAACGCTTCATCCAGCTTTATCCAACGCTGCAACAGCAGGCGCAGACGGAAAATAAGCGTATCAGTTATGTGGACCTGCGATATGACTCTGGCGCGGCAGTAGGCTGGGCGCCGCCACTCATTCCGACCACTGACGGTAATAAGCAACAGAATCAGGCACAGGTTAAACAACAATGA
- a CDS encoding DUF721 domain-containing protein has translation MRDSRPQSIEYLFETTEGQNMLQSIQQRAIALNKLNRAVKGVLPAQLHPWCRVANFRQGILVLETANASWMMRLRYEQSSLLSALRAQILPSLTAIDIRINPTLAAKAQESAQESSSQSAAEEKSAGRQLSEQSAEILRSVASRSPEKLRQTIERLASLAGESTRSTSRNK, from the coding sequence ATGCGCGATAGTCGCCCGCAATCTATAGAATATTTATTCGAAACTACCGAAGGCCAGAACATGCTGCAGTCCATTCAGCAACGCGCCATTGCGCTGAATAAGCTGAACCGTGCAGTAAAAGGAGTTCTCCCTGCACAGCTGCATCCCTGGTGCCGCGTGGCGAATTTTCGCCAGGGCATTCTGGTGCTCGAAACCGCTAATGCCAGTTGGATGATGCGTTTACGCTACGAACAATCCAGCCTGCTGTCAGCTTTACGAGCGCAAATACTACCATCATTGACGGCAATCGACATCAGGATAAATCCAACGTTAGCGGCAAAAGCACAGGAAAGCGCGCAGGAAAGCAGCAGTCAGTCAGCGGCCGAAGAAAAATCAGCTGGACGTCAGCTTAGCGAACAGAGTGCGGAAATTTTGCGGAGCGTGGCGAGCCGTAGCCCGGAGAAGCTGAGACAAACAATAGAACGACTGGCCTCGCTGGCCGGAGAGAGTACCCGCTCAACCAGTCGTAATAAATAG
- the ftsZ gene encoding cell division protein FtsZ, which produces MFEPMELTNDAVIKVIGVGGGGGNAVEHMVRERIEGVEFFAVNTDAQALRKTAVGQTIQIGNGITKGLGAGANPEVGRNSAEEDREALRQALEGADMVFIAAGMGGGTGTGAAPVVAEVAKDLGILTVAVVTKPFNFEGKKRMAFAEQGIAELSKHVDSLITIPNDKLLKVLGRGISLLDAFGAANDVLKGAVQGIAELITRPGLMNVDFADVRTVMSEMGYAMMGSGVACGEDRAEEAAEMAISSPLLEDIDLSGARGVLVNITAGFDLRLDEFETVGNTIRAFASDNATVVIGTSLDPEMNDELRVTVVATGIGMDKRPEITLVTNKQQQTQPAIDHRYQQHGMAPLPQEQKPAAKVVNDPATQTNKEPDYLDIPAFLRKQAD; this is translated from the coding sequence ATGTTTGAACCTATGGAATTAACCAATGACGCGGTGATTAAAGTCATCGGCGTCGGCGGCGGCGGCGGTAACGCCGTAGAGCATATGGTGCGTGAGCGCATCGAAGGCGTTGAATTCTTTGCCGTGAACACTGACGCTCAGGCGCTGCGTAAAACGGCAGTGGGCCAGACTATCCAGATTGGTAACGGCATTACCAAAGGTCTGGGAGCCGGCGCAAATCCGGAAGTGGGTCGCAACTCTGCAGAAGAAGATCGTGAAGCACTGCGTCAGGCGCTGGAAGGCGCGGATATGGTGTTTATCGCAGCCGGCATGGGCGGCGGTACCGGTACCGGTGCAGCGCCAGTGGTTGCTGAAGTGGCAAAAGATTTAGGTATTCTGACCGTTGCTGTCGTCACTAAGCCTTTCAATTTTGAAGGCAAAAAGCGTATGGCTTTCGCGGAGCAGGGTATTGCCGAGCTGTCTAAGCATGTCGACTCACTGATTACTATTCCAAACGACAAGCTGCTGAAAGTTCTGGGCCGCGGCATTTCTTTGCTGGACGCATTTGGTGCAGCTAATGACGTGCTGAAAGGCGCGGTGCAGGGTATTGCCGAACTGATTACGCGTCCAGGCCTGATGAACGTCGACTTTGCTGACGTGCGCACCGTTATGTCCGAAATGGGCTATGCGATGATGGGTTCTGGCGTAGCCTGCGGCGAAGATCGCGCAGAAGAAGCCGCAGAAATGGCTATTTCCAGCCCGCTGCTGGAAGACATCGATCTGTCTGGCGCGCGCGGCGTACTGGTTAACATCACCGCTGGCTTCGATCTGCGTCTGGACGAGTTCGAAACCGTGGGTAACACCATTCGTGCCTTTGCTTCCGACAATGCCACCGTGGTTATCGGTACCTCGCTGGATCCGGAAATGAACGACGAACTGCGTGTAACCGTTGTCGCTACCGGTATTGGTATGGACAAGCGCCCGGAAATCACCCTGGTGACCAACAAGCAGCAGCAGACGCAACCGGCTATCGATCATCGCTACCAGCAGCATGGTATGGCACCGCTGCCACAGGAACAGAAGCCTGCGGCGAAAGTGGTTAACGATCCGGCCACGCAAACAAACAAAGAGCCTGACTATCTGGATATTCCAGCCTTCCTGCGTAAGCAGGCGGACTAA